The Saccharopolyspora gloriosae genome has a segment encoding these proteins:
- a CDS encoding ATP/GTP-binding protein, producing the protein MDSAAWTLPPESAYVAPTVRRSAKILVVGPAGVGKTTFVDTMSEIEPLHTEESLTSASESVDDLRLTPAKSTTTVALDFGRRTLNDQLVLYLFGTPGQQRFTYLWRTLARNALGALVLADTRRLADSFEVMDRVEDLGLPYAIAVNAFDDAPVHTVAELREALDPDPATPVAVCDVRHEASCARVMIELVEHVLAASSAGRHAADPTVRL; encoded by the coding sequence ATGGACTCCGCCGCCTGGACACTTCCGCCTGAGTCGGCCTACGTGGCCCCGACGGTGCGGCGCTCGGCGAAGATCCTGGTGGTCGGCCCGGCGGGGGTCGGCAAGACCACCTTCGTCGACACCATGTCGGAGATCGAGCCGCTGCACACCGAGGAGTCGCTGACCTCGGCCAGCGAGAGCGTGGACGATCTGCGGCTCACACCGGCGAAGTCGACGACCACGGTGGCGCTGGACTTCGGGCGCCGCACCCTCAACGATCAGCTGGTGCTGTACCTGTTCGGCACTCCCGGTCAGCAGCGGTTCACGTACCTGTGGCGGACGCTGGCGAGGAACGCGCTGGGCGCGCTGGTGCTGGCGGACACGCGGCGGCTGGCGGATTCGTTCGAGGTGATGGACCGCGTGGAGGACCTCGGCTTGCCGTACGCGATCGCGGTGAACGCGTTCGACGACGCTCCGGTGCACACGGTGGCGGAGCTGCGGGAAGCGCTCGACCCGGATCCGGCCACGCCCGTCGCCGTGTGCGACGTGCGGCATGAGGCGTCCTGCGCGCGGGTCATGATCGAACTCGTCGAGCACGTGCTGGCCGCTTCGTCGGCGGGCAGGCACGCGGCGGATCCGACGGTGCGGCTGTGA
- a CDS encoding DUF742 domain-containing protein has translation MSPGPHRRESDLVRSYVLTRGRAHAEHQMEPAALVRAVARGTMSELDPDRRRIVQVAQGGALAVAEVAAHAGLPLTVTLVVVSDLIDEGYLIPASTERPSSVPSPDLLQEVLNGLRRLDTSA, from the coding sequence GTGAGCCCGGGGCCGCATCGGCGGGAGTCGGACCTGGTGCGGTCGTACGTGCTCACGCGGGGACGTGCCCACGCGGAGCACCAGATGGAACCCGCCGCGCTGGTGCGGGCCGTGGCGCGCGGCACGATGTCCGAGCTCGACCCGGATCGCCGCCGGATCGTGCAGGTGGCGCAAGGCGGTGCGCTGGCGGTGGCCGAAGTCGCCGCGCACGCCGGGCTGCCGCTGACGGTCACGCTGGTCGTGGTGTCCGACCTGATCGATGAGGGCTACCTGATACCGGCCTCGACGGAACGCCCGTCGTCGGTTCCCAGCCCGGACCTGCTGCAGGAGGTGCTCAATGGACTCCGCCGCCTGGACACTTCCGCCTGA
- a CDS encoding roadblock/LC7 domain-containing protein gives MTETAPTAPKPDRSWVLDDLVEQSGIRAAIAVSGDGMLLVKNTGLDQADAERWAAVSSPLQACARHGMEPLGYPTTGFEQVLVQHSQGYQLLQPFGEESYLVLVTDADTDLGVVSTEMQVTAKRLGQEMGTAARTAAGRHT, from the coding sequence ATGACCGAGACGGCCCCGACGGCTCCGAAACCCGACCGGAGCTGGGTGCTCGACGACCTCGTCGAGCAGTCCGGTATCCGGGCGGCGATCGCGGTGTCCGGTGACGGGATGCTCCTGGTCAAGAACACCGGCCTCGACCAGGCCGATGCCGAGCGGTGGGCGGCGGTCAGCTCCCCGCTGCAAGCCTGCGCCCGGCACGGGATGGAACCGCTGGGCTACCCCACCACCGGTTTCGAGCAGGTCCTGGTGCAGCACTCGCAGGGCTACCAGTTGCTGCAACCGTTCGGCGAGGAGTCGTATCTGGTCCTCGTGACCGACGCCGACACCGATCTGGGAGTGGTGTCGACCGAAATGCAGGTGACGGCCAAGCGCCTCGGGCAAGAGATGGGCACGGCTGCGCGTACCGCCGCCGGGCGGCACACGTGA
- a CDS encoding ATP-binding protein produces the protein MQQTTGWILGGLVVLVVLLGAAVALLSARLRQQHKEIEQWSTAALAPPAQPEPMQPPPPEQALPPEPPAPVLEAPLTAQPDEVFRRDVVQGVQESLGGTMRRILALTNNAADRLHQMQRSHGPDVLEDLLPIDHLLAQAQRRAQLVTVLCGSPPGQQRSPQLMARLVGAAQSRIHDYERVRLSTRDTTTAVLGRVVEPLSAALAELLDNATRSSPPTAPVDVMITAEYHGVSLEIHDGGVGMPPDALHQANALLARGASEIELTELGNPPRTGLAGCSVLAANYDFTVRLDAASSRGGLRAVLLVPHTLLTTLNPQPTPGGEATPATPEQADPVAFAAEPSSFVPEPATFGEPVSEPAPRHRQPEPAEPVTTSAGLPKRPRRTMTRSGDLSAPDGDAAPVQAIADGAQRRTADAAQSLRGLQRATGANSAAEFSATAQALPDSEQSDAANTSISRRDADA, from the coding sequence ATGCAACAAACGACAGGGTGGATACTCGGCGGCCTGGTTGTCCTGGTCGTGCTGCTCGGGGCCGCGGTGGCGTTGTTGAGCGCTCGGTTGCGCCAACAGCACAAGGAGATCGAACAGTGGTCGACGGCCGCGCTCGCGCCACCGGCGCAGCCCGAGCCGATGCAGCCGCCGCCTCCGGAGCAGGCACTGCCCCCGGAGCCGCCGGCGCCGGTGCTGGAGGCCCCGCTCACCGCACAGCCGGACGAGGTGTTCCGGCGCGATGTCGTGCAGGGAGTTCAGGAATCGCTCGGCGGCACGATGCGCCGAATCCTTGCGCTGACCAACAACGCGGCGGATCGGCTGCACCAGATGCAGCGCTCTCACGGCCCTGACGTGCTGGAAGACCTGCTGCCGATCGATCATCTGCTGGCGCAGGCTCAGCGCCGCGCCCAGCTGGTGACGGTGCTGTGCGGTTCGCCGCCGGGCCAGCAGCGCAGTCCGCAACTGATGGCGCGGCTGGTCGGGGCCGCGCAGTCGCGCATCCACGACTACGAACGAGTCCGACTGTCCACTCGGGACACTACGACGGCGGTGCTGGGCCGGGTCGTGGAGCCGCTGAGCGCGGCACTGGCGGAGCTGCTGGACAACGCGACTCGTTCCTCGCCGCCCACCGCACCGGTGGACGTGATGATCACCGCCGAGTACCACGGGGTGTCGCTGGAGATCCATGACGGCGGAGTGGGCATGCCGCCGGACGCGTTGCACCAGGCGAACGCCCTGCTGGCCCGCGGCGCCTCCGAGATCGAGCTGACCGAGCTGGGCAATCCGCCGCGCACCGGGCTGGCCGGGTGCAGCGTGCTGGCCGCGAACTACGACTTCACGGTGCGGCTGGACGCCGCGTCCAGCCGCGGCGGGCTGCGCGCGGTCCTGCTGGTGCCGCACACCCTGCTGACCACGCTCAACCCGCAGCCCACGCCCGGTGGCGAAGCGACCCCAGCCACGCCGGAGCAGGCCGATCCCGTCGCGTTCGCAGCCGAGCCGAGCTCGTTCGTCCCCGAGCCCGCCACGTTCGGAGAGCCGGTCAGCGAGCCCGCGCCCCGCCACCGCCAGCCCGAACCGGCGGAGCCCGTCACCACCTCCGCCGGATTGCCGAAGCGCCCGCGCCGCACCATGACCCGCTCCGGCGATCTGTCCGCGCCCGACGGCGACGCGGCGCCGGTGCAGGCCATCGCCGACGGGGCGCAGCGGCGCACCGCCGACGCCGCGCAGAGCCTGCGCGGCCTGCAACGCGCGACGGGCGCCAACTCCGCCGCGGAGTTCTCAGCCACCGCGCAGGCGTTGCCCGATTCCGAGCAGTCGGATGCGGCGAACACGTCCATTTCCAGAAGGGATGCAGACGCATGA